A window of Streptomyces marispadix contains these coding sequences:
- a CDS encoding SCO0930 family lipoprotein, giving the protein MRKQRHVALIGTAIVVAMFATGCGSTGNDYSGQKIKPAGQAADNNGGDAGGTSRKDAPAGAMKAKLTEKLGEVVTDSKGWTLYRYDEDTASPSQSNCNGDCEKMWPPVPAKGAEAGSGIAKSELGKVKRSDGSYQLTVGGWPVYRHAKDKKPGDLDGHGAGGMWNAVAPDGNKASARNLKQLKAVDNPELGKIVADAKGRTLYRFDKDSAWPMKSNCKGECLKSWVPAKPVEKDKISGIDPKLLSTYKRADGTRQLSIDCWPLYWFKGDKEPGDINGQGKMGLWHAATDKGKKAGASR; this is encoded by the coding sequence ATGAGGAAGCAGCGTCACGTGGCTCTGATCGGGACCGCGATCGTCGTCGCGATGTTCGCTACGGGATGCGGTTCCACGGGCAATGACTACTCCGGTCAGAAGATCAAGCCGGCCGGGCAGGCCGCCGACAACAACGGCGGTGACGCTGGCGGCACCAGCCGGAAGGACGCCCCGGCGGGCGCGATGAAGGCCAAGCTCACCGAGAAGCTGGGCGAGGTGGTCACCGACTCCAAGGGCTGGACGCTCTACCGGTACGACGAGGACACCGCATCGCCCTCGCAGTCCAACTGCAACGGCGACTGCGAGAAGATGTGGCCGCCGGTCCCGGCGAAGGGCGCCGAGGCGGGCTCCGGTATCGCCAAGTCCGAGCTGGGCAAGGTCAAGCGCAGCGACGGCTCCTACCAGCTTACGGTCGGCGGCTGGCCCGTCTACCGCCACGCCAAGGACAAGAAGCCCGGCGACCTCGACGGACACGGCGCGGGCGGGATGTGGAACGCAGTCGCCCCCGACGGCAACAAGGCCAGCGCGCGCAACCTCAAGCAGCTCAAGGCCGTCGACAACCCCGAGCTGGGCAAGATCGTCGCCGATGCCAAGGGCCGCACGCTCTACCGGTTCGACAAGGACTCGGCCTGGCCGATGAAGTCCAACTGCAAGGGCGAGTGCCTGAAGTCGTGGGTGCCGGCGAAGCCCGTCGAGAAGGACAAGATCAGCGGCATCGACCCGAAGCTGCTCAGCACGTACAAGCGCGCGGACGGCACGCGTCAGCTCTCGATCGACTGCTGGCCGCTGTACTGGTTCAAGGGCGACAAGGAGCCCGGCGACATCAACGGCCAGGGCAAGATGGGGCTTTGGCACGCCGCCACCGACAAGGGCAAGAAGGCAGGCGCCTCGCGCTGA
- a CDS encoding NADH-quinone oxidoreductase subunit NuoF family protein, with translation MTSVVPSPVSASNADAVPSLASFGPPRLLAGLGTGAGWTRRLERVGHLTVHGTMPEMRLEELVDLAENIDLRGRGGAGFPFARKLKAVIESAHRRQQARAAVVVNGSEGEPSCLKDTALLLFSPHLVLDGAMLCARALNSDEVNVAVTRPDVERSVRDAVAERGPGGPRIRVVRMPERFVTGESSSLVSGLNQLPVLPSGNGVRASDAGVDGLPTLLSNTETFAQLAVGARLGALDFRNVGLPTEPGTVLLTVGGDKVVETPTGAPLPYILGLCGIDPGQGVLIGGYHGKFLERDQCWQARISRDALDALGATLGAGAVLPLPEGTCPVGEVELVARWMADESAGQCGPCFVGLPALADTVAWAADGGGREALNAIKARTKAVKKRGACNHPDGTARLVDSAMKTFAEDFEAHALGSGCGRPVFGCLAVPEEVQLAAGYRPPERPDAPKHGAPQLEGRKQKRLVVDWTLCQGHGLCAGVVPDMIELDIDGYPTGASAAIHPHTQKQAQRAVRRCPALALRIEER, from the coding sequence GTGACGTCTGTCGTGCCCTCACCCGTCTCCGCGTCCAACGCGGACGCGGTGCCCTCCCTCGCCTCGTTCGGGCCGCCACGGCTGCTCGCGGGCCTGGGCACCGGCGCGGGATGGACCCGCCGCCTGGAGCGCGTGGGCCATCTGACGGTGCACGGAACGATGCCCGAGATGCGGCTGGAGGAGCTGGTCGATCTCGCCGAGAACATCGATCTGCGCGGCAGAGGCGGTGCGGGCTTCCCCTTCGCCCGCAAGCTCAAGGCGGTCATCGAGTCGGCCCACCGGCGGCAGCAGGCGCGGGCGGCCGTCGTGGTCAACGGCAGCGAGGGCGAACCCAGTTGTCTCAAGGACACCGCGCTGCTGCTCTTCAGCCCCCATCTGGTGCTGGACGGGGCGATGCTGTGCGCCCGCGCGCTCAACTCCGACGAGGTCAACGTCGCGGTGACCCGGCCCGACGTGGAGCGCTCGGTGCGGGACGCCGTCGCCGAGCGCGGCCCCGGCGGTCCGCGCATCCGGGTCGTACGCATGCCGGAACGCTTCGTCACCGGTGAGTCCAGCTCCCTCGTCAGCGGTCTCAACCAGCTGCCCGTACTTCCTTCGGGGAACGGCGTGCGCGCCAGCGACGCGGGCGTCGACGGCCTGCCGACGCTGCTGTCCAACACGGAGACCTTCGCGCAGCTCGCCGTGGGCGCGCGTCTGGGAGCGCTCGACTTCCGCAACGTGGGCCTGCCGACCGAACCGGGCACCGTGCTGCTGACCGTGGGCGGCGACAAGGTCGTCGAGACCCCGACCGGTGCTCCGCTGCCGTACATCCTCGGGCTGTGCGGCATCGACCCCGGACAGGGCGTGCTCATCGGCGGCTACCACGGGAAGTTCCTGGAGCGCGACCAGTGCTGGCAGGCGCGGATCTCACGTGACGCGCTCGACGCGCTGGGCGCCACGCTCGGCGCGGGCGCGGTGCTGCCGCTGCCCGAAGGGACCTGCCCGGTGGGGGAGGTCGAGCTGGTCGCCCGCTGGATGGCGGACGAGTCCGCGGGGCAGTGCGGACCGTGCTTCGTCGGGCTGCCGGCGCTGGCCGACACCGTGGCGTGGGCCGCGGACGGCGGCGGACGCGAGGCCCTGAACGCGATCAAGGCACGCACCAAGGCCGTCAAGAAGCGCGGGGCGTGCAACCATCCCGACGGCACGGCACGCCTGGTGGACTCGGCGATGAAGACGTTCGCCGAGGACTTCGAGGCGCACGCGCTCGGCAGCGGCTGCGGGCGGCCGGTGTTCGGCTGCCTGGCCGTGCCGGAGGAGGTGCAGCTCGCCGCCGGCTACCGGCCGCCCGAGCGTCCGGACGCGCCCAAGCACGGCGCACCGCAGCTCGAAGGGCGCAAGCAGAAGCGGCTGGTCGTCGACTGGACGCTGTGCCAGGGGCACGGGCTGTGCGCGGGCGTAGTCCCGGACATGATCGAGCTGGACATCGACGGCTACCCGACGGGCGCGTCCGCGGCGATCCATCCGCACACGCAGAAGCAGGCGCAGCGGGCCGTACGGCGCTGCCCCGCGCTGGCGTTGCGGATCGAGGAGCGGTAG